A genomic window from Candidatus Binatia bacterium includes:
- a CDS encoding molybdopterin-dependent oxidoreductase, translating into MQFTRRRFLQLASGTAAATALTRDRLSGVGRAAEDIERWATPEEILLPSICQQCPGGCGLLARTLDGEVAGISGNPLHPINRGALCPKAFGGLQVLYDPNRLKGPLARAGERGRFRAIGWDEALSLVTARLSDLRAKDLAHTVVILGGQYRGYRDILWQRFAEAYGTPNYIRSRCFAPEKPALAHRLMQGVTSPLGYDLAESRFILSFGAGLLESWTGPVHASQAFARLRRSGDRPRGFLVQVDPRRSATAIKADRWIPVAPGTDGVLALGIANAMIREGLYDQEFVAEHTFGFEDWVDGAGRQHLGFKNLVLQDYGLFTVSAATGVPVKNILEIARNLATLKPAVVIGERGPSYGPDDLHTRMAIHSLNALAGNIGVAGGLQIQGELPLAPLPAIIHDAAAKRGLAQPRIDGAGEKQYLLASDAPQLLPERIASATPYPVNALFLYATNPLANHPAKEALAAAMKKIPFIVSFSPFLDESSAMADLILPDHTYLERWQDDQVTHLAGFTCFSLARPASKPLHQTRNTADTMLQIGQALGGAVAQNLPWKDFSSLLHDGARGLYEARRGYVVSIHAEEALRKVLEREGYWVPEFKDYDAFWNGLVERGAWWDPTGLPISRKALLKTASGKFEFYSTALKQWVDKAANQEDKAASLVAALGGGKIEDRLFLPAVAVPRPAETESFPLRLITYRLMSRPMGGGKNQPWLLEQPAVHVRASWDGWIEVHPKTAAELGIKEKDWVWVESAKGRIKLQAKLYSGTRGDVVQMPLFANGPNPNDLIANETDIFRGFGLLNTTQVRIRRA; encoded by the coding sequence CCGTCCATCTGCCAGCAATGCCCGGGAGGCTGCGGTCTGCTCGCGCGCACGCTCGACGGTGAAGTCGCCGGAATTTCCGGCAACCCGCTTCATCCCATCAATCGCGGCGCTCTCTGTCCGAAAGCTTTCGGCGGGCTGCAAGTCCTCTATGATCCCAATCGCTTGAAGGGTCCTCTGGCGCGCGCCGGCGAGCGCGGACGCTTTCGCGCCATCGGCTGGGACGAGGCGCTGTCGCTGGTGACCGCCCGGTTATCCGATCTCAGAGCCAAGGATCTCGCGCATACAGTCGTGATCCTCGGCGGCCAGTACCGCGGCTACCGCGACATTTTGTGGCAGCGGTTTGCCGAAGCATACGGGACTCCCAATTACATCCGCTCCCGCTGCTTTGCGCCGGAAAAACCGGCGCTCGCGCACCGGCTCATGCAGGGAGTGACGAGTCCTCTCGGTTACGACCTGGCGGAATCCCGCTTCATTCTTTCTTTCGGCGCCGGTTTGCTCGAGTCGTGGACCGGGCCGGTCCACGCCTCGCAAGCCTTCGCGCGGCTCCGCCGCAGCGGCGACCGTCCGCGGGGTTTTCTCGTCCAGGTCGATCCAAGGCGTTCGGCGACGGCGATCAAAGCCGACCGCTGGATTCCCGTCGCGCCGGGAACCGACGGCGTCTTGGCGCTCGGCATCGCCAACGCCATGATCCGCGAGGGACTTTACGATCAGGAATTTGTCGCCGAGCACACCTTCGGATTCGAAGATTGGGTGGACGGCGCCGGGCGGCAGCACCTGGGATTTAAAAATCTTGTCTTGCAGGATTATGGGCTTTTCACCGTCTCCGCCGCCACGGGCGTTCCGGTCAAAAATATTCTGGAGATCGCGCGCAATCTCGCGACGCTCAAGCCGGCGGTCGTCATCGGCGAGCGCGGCCCGTCCTATGGTCCCGACGACCTGCACACGCGGATGGCCATCCACAGCCTCAACGCCCTGGCGGGGAACATCGGCGTCGCCGGCGGCCTTCAGATACAGGGCGAGCTGCCGCTCGCGCCGCTGCCGGCGATCATCCACGATGCCGCTGCGAAGCGCGGCCTGGCCCAGCCGAGAATCGACGGCGCCGGGGAAAAACAATATCTCCTGGCTTCCGACGCGCCGCAGCTTCTGCCGGAACGAATCGCGAGCGCGACGCCTTATCCCGTCAACGCCCTGTTTCTCTACGCGACCAATCCGCTGGCCAATCACCCGGCGAAAGAGGCGTTGGCCGCGGCGATGAAGAAAATTCCTTTCATCGTCAGCTTTTCGCCTTTCCTGGATGAGTCGAGCGCGATGGCCGATCTCATTCTTCCCGATCACACCTACCTCGAACGGTGGCAGGACGATCAGGTCACGCATCTGGCCGGCTTCACGTGCTTCAGCCTCGCGCGGCCGGCATCGAAGCCGCTGCACCAGACGCGCAACACCGCGGACACGATGCTTCAGATCGGCCAGGCGCTCGGCGGGGCCGTGGCGCAAAATTTACCGTGGAAAGATTTCTCATCGCTGCTGCACGATGGCGCCCGCGGTCTCTACGAAGCGCGTCGCGGCTACGTCGTCTCCATCCACGCCGAGGAAGCTCTCAGGAAAGTCCTCGAGCGCGAAGGCTATTGGGTGCCCGAGTTCAAAGACTACGACGCTTTCTGGAACGGGCTCGTCGAGCGCGGCGCCTGGTGGGATCCCACGGGTCTGCCGATCAGCCGCAAGGCTTTGCTCAAGACCGCGTCAGGAAAGTTCGAGTTCTACTCGACGGCTCTCAAGCAGTGGGTCGACAAAGCCGCCAATCAGGAAGACAAGGCGGCATCCTTGGTCGCCGCGCTCGGCGGCGGAAAAATAGAAGATCGGCTCTTCTTGCCGGCAGTGGCGGTGCCGCGTCCGGCCGAGACCGAATCGTTTCCTCTCCGTCTTATAACGTATCGCCTCATGAGCCGGCCGATGGGCGGGGGAAAAAACCAGCCCTGGCTGCTCGAGCAGCCCGCCGTCCACGTGCGCGCGTCTTGGGATGGATGGATCGAAGTGCATCCGAAGACGGCGGCCGAGCTGGGGATCAAGGAGAAGGACTGGGTTTGGGTGGAGTCGGCCAAAGGGCGAATCAAGCTCCAGGCGAAGCTTTACTCCGGGACGCGCGGCGACGTGGTCCAAATGCCGCTCTTCGCCAACGGCCCCAACCCGAACGATCTCATTGCCAACGAAACGGATATCTTCCGGGGCTTCGGTCTTCTCAATACGACGCAGGTGAGGATCAGGAGGGCATGA
- a CDS encoding 4Fe-4S dicluster domain-containing protein: protein MALWGMVIDLDRCTGCQACVIACKAENNVPAVGEKEAKRERIISWMQVLTETDEEHHGEKMRFIPRPCLQCDDPPCTKVCPVYATYRNPEGIVAQIYARCIGCRFCMAACPYNAKYFNWHTYQKEGPGQNPDVSVRPKGVVEKCTFCHHRLQKARVRALAEKRDFDPREYVPACAEACPAQAIFFGDLSDPVSEVARLARSPRAFKLQEELGTKPKVIYLTEGEGGG from the coding sequence GTGGCGCTTTGGGGCATGGTGATCGATTTGGACCGCTGCACCGGGTGCCAGGCCTGCGTGATCGCCTGCAAAGCCGAGAACAACGTTCCCGCCGTCGGCGAGAAAGAAGCCAAGAGAGAACGCATCATCAGTTGGATGCAGGTGCTGACGGAAACCGACGAAGAACACCACGGCGAAAAAATGCGCTTCATCCCGCGGCCGTGCCTCCAGTGCGACGATCCGCCGTGCACCAAGGTCTGTCCGGTCTATGCGACTTACCGAAACCCCGAAGGTATCGTCGCTCAGATCTACGCTCGCTGCATCGGCTGCCGCTTTTGCATGGCCGCCTGCCCGTACAACGCGAAATATTTCAACTGGCACACGTACCAGAAAGAAGGACCGGGGCAGAACCCGGACGTCTCGGTGCGCCCCAAAGGCGTCGTCGAGAAATGCACCTTCTGCCACCATCGCCTGCAAAAGGCGCGCGTGCGGGCGCTGGCGGAGAAACGGGACTTCGATCCGCGGGAGTACGTGCCGGCCTGCGCGGAAGCCTGTCCCGCGCAAGCGATCTTCTTCGGCGATCTCTCCGATCCGGTGAGCGAAGTCGCCAGGCTCGCGCGCAGCCCGCGCGCTTTCAAGCTACAGGAGGAGCTGGGGACAAAGCCGAAAGTGATCTACCTGACGGAAGGAGAAGGCGGTGGCTGA
- the nrfD gene encoding NrfD/PsrC family molybdoenzyme membrane anchor subunit: MADTADTLDEALLRPIAETGRGFYWAVALLSIPILWGALAYGVQFYEGLGVTGLHQPVSWGFYVTNFVFFIGISHAGTLISAILRLSKAEWRRPITRMAEVITCMVLFIGASQILVDLGRPDRLLNVILHGRYQSPLLWDATSISAYMTASLTYLYLPMIPDIAILRDRLGKRKLFYSVLALGWTGTERQQRILNRAIAIMAVLVIPIAVSVHSVVSFVFSMTLQPMWHSTIFGPYFVVGAIFSGIAALIVAMIIFRKAYGLQHYLKPIHFRYLGQLLLVMALLWFYFTFAEYLTGYYGAEPEEMKVFRAKFSGPFRHFFWGMVLCNFVIPLVCLVRLGRRTVGKVLAASLSVVVGMWLERFIIVVPTLSFPRLPFPEGIYWPTWVEWGETAGSFGLFALFYLLFTKFFPIISIWEIREGREVGIKEVEERLITYLPDEVEGKT, translated from the coding sequence GTGGCTGATACGGCTGACACGCTCGACGAAGCGCTCCTTCGACCCATCGCGGAAACGGGACGCGGCTTCTATTGGGCCGTGGCCCTTTTGTCCATTCCCATCTTATGGGGAGCGCTTGCCTATGGCGTTCAATTCTATGAAGGCCTCGGAGTCACGGGCCTTCATCAGCCGGTGAGCTGGGGTTTTTACGTCACCAACTTCGTCTTTTTCATCGGCATCAGCCACGCCGGGACTCTCATCTCCGCGATCCTCCGCCTGTCGAAAGCGGAATGGCGCCGCCCGATCACCCGCATGGCCGAGGTGATCACGTGCATGGTCCTGTTCATCGGGGCGAGCCAGATTCTGGTCGATCTCGGACGGCCCGACCGGCTTCTGAACGTCATCCTTCACGGGCGCTACCAGTCGCCGCTGCTCTGGGACGCGACCAGCATCAGCGCGTACATGACGGCGAGCCTCACTTATCTATACCTGCCGATGATTCCCGATATCGCCATTCTGAGAGACCGTCTCGGCAAACGAAAACTCTTTTACAGTGTGTTGGCCCTGGGGTGGACGGGGACGGAGCGCCAACAACGTATCCTCAACCGCGCCATCGCCATCATGGCGGTGTTGGTCATTCCCATCGCGGTCTCGGTCCACTCGGTCGTATCGTTCGTTTTCTCAATGACGCTTCAGCCGATGTGGCACTCGACGATCTTCGGACCGTACTTCGTCGTCGGCGCGATCTTCTCCGGCATCGCCGCGCTCATCGTGGCCATGATTATTTTTCGCAAGGCCTACGGGCTCCAGCACTACTTGAAGCCGATCCATTTTCGTTATCTGGGCCAGCTCCTGCTCGTCATGGCGCTTTTGTGGTTCTATTTTACCTTCGCCGAATACCTCACGGGTTATTACGGCGCCGAGCCGGAGGAGATGAAAGTTTTCCGGGCCAAGTTCTCGGGCCCGTTCCGGCATTTCTTCTGGGGCATGGTGCTGTGTAACTTCGTCATCCCGCTTGTCTGTCTGGTGCGGCTCGGGCGGCGCACCGTGGGGAAAGTTCTCGCCGCGTCGTTGTCGGTCGTCGTGGGGATGTGGCTCGAGCGCTTCATCATTGTCGTGCCGACGCTGTCCTTTCCGCGGCTGCCGTTTCCGGAAGGAATCTACTGGCCCACGTGGGTCGAGTGGGGAGAGACCGCCGGGAGCTTCGGCCTGTTCGCGCTTTTTTATCTCCTTTTCACCAAGTTCTTCCCGATCATCTCCATCTGGGAGATCCGCGAGGGCCGGGAAGTGGGCATCAAAGAGGTGGAAGAGCGGCTCATCACTTACCTGCCCGACGAGGTCGAGGGAAAAACATAG
- a CDS encoding c-type cytochrome — protein MKSKLLLIALALGIGFARAPESTLAADPGVAPFLPGNPLEGSRLFTGKGCLRCHAVYGVGGVAGPDLGQGILKRPLLDIAGVMWNHSPGMAYVFQEQQAIRPQFKPAEMASLLSFLYYLGSLDPPGDVSAGARLFREKQCRTCHSLGGKGGTRGPKLDGYSRYASPIFLTASLWNHGKAMAGVMEALQVARPTFEKNDIPDLLAYIRSAGGGTERIYVQPGNPQRGEKLFSEKRCVECHSIGGRGGRIGPNLQATLKGSLMTIAGSMWNHGPKMWAKMAERGIAVPSLTTEEMSDLTSYLYFLQFVDPPGVPARGRVVYQEKRCGKCHTLPGIGGTVGPDLAAAEKLKTPLEVVTEMWNHASTMEQKMLEESVEWPVFKGGEMADLMAYLLAIRKGAHQPAAQEGSARKVD, from the coding sequence ATGAAGAGCAAACTGCTGCTCATCGCTCTCGCGTTGGGGATCGGTTTCGCCCGCGCGCCGGAATCGACCCTCGCCGCCGACCCAGGGGTCGCGCCTTTTCTTCCGGGCAATCCTCTCGAAGGAAGCCGGCTTTTTACCGGCAAAGGTTGTCTCCGTTGCCACGCCGTCTACGGCGTGGGAGGCGTTGCCGGGCCGGATTTAGGCCAGGGAATCTTGAAGCGGCCGCTGCTCGATATCGCCGGCGTGATGTGGAACCACTCTCCCGGCATGGCGTACGTCTTTCAGGAACAGCAAGCGATTCGCCCTCAGTTCAAGCCGGCGGAGATGGCGAGCCTGCTGTCGTTCCTCTATTACCTCGGCTCGTTGGACCCGCCGGGAGACGTGTCCGCGGGCGCCCGTCTTTTTCGCGAGAAGCAATGCCGGACCTGCCACTCGCTGGGGGGAAAAGGGGGCACGCGTGGCCCCAAGCTTGATGGCTACAGCCGGTACGCTTCGCCGATTTTTTTGACGGCCAGCCTGTGGAACCACGGCAAGGCCATGGCCGGAGTCATGGAGGCATTGCAAGTTGCCCGCCCAACGTTTGAGAAAAACGATATCCCCGATCTTCTGGCCTACATCCGCAGCGCCGGCGGCGGCACAGAGCGCATCTACGTCCAGCCGGGAAATCCCCAGCGCGGGGAAAAGCTCTTCTCGGAAAAGCGCTGCGTCGAGTGCCATTCGATCGGAGGCCGGGGCGGCAGGATCGGCCCGAATCTTCAGGCGACGCTCAAGGGAAGCCTCATGACGATTGCCGGCAGCATGTGGAACCACGGTCCGAAGATGTGGGCGAAGATGGCCGAGCGCGGCATCGCCGTGCCGTCGCTCACCACGGAGGAAATGTCGGATCTCACGAGCTACCTCTATTTCCTCCAGTTTGTCGATCCGCCCGGCGTGCCGGCGCGCGGGCGCGTCGTTTATCAAGAGAAGCGTTGCGGCAAGTGCCATACCTTGCCGGGGATCGGCGGAACGGTCGGCCCCGACCTTGCGGCGGCGGAAAAACTCAAGACCCCGTTGGAAGTGGTGACCGAGATGTGGAATCACGCGAGCACGATGGAACAGAAAATGCTCGAAGAGTCCGTGGAGTGGCCGGTCTTCAAAGGAGGAGAGATGGCTGATCTGATGGCTTATCTGCTGGCGATCCGAAAAGGAGCGCACCAGCCGGCGGCGCAGGAGGGATCCGCGCGCAAGGTCGACTGA
- a CDS encoding c-type cytochrome, producing MSPQNLCLGQIFRDPWKTLGYQAPLVFFLVLLFPALPEVSAQPLFSPTQDPIVGSRIFGSKGCAKCHAIDGVGGRVGPDLGLTPRPRSFYDLAAGMWNHLPQMAKQMEKLGVSRPQLNPVETGDLIAFLYTVNYFDRPGDAKTGRQVFVKKQCVACHQAGGTGGVVGPSLDRLAQHDSPIFVAAAMWNHGPSMAEAMRVRGIQRPTFSAPELRDLVAYINTTDGGPGTEPIYLLPGRPERGQALFVRQRCSECHSVKGRGGKVGGDLAERRVQLGLVEFAAAMWNKAPSMLKEMKEKNIPVPQIRAEEMADIVAYLYSVQYFARPGNPGRGERLAKAKGCLGCHSIDGKGGRVAPDFKKIAGLDQPATVVSAMWNHAGAMERKMAQMSLKWPVLKGDEMADLVTFIQTLEPSR from the coding sequence ATGTCGCCTCAAAATTTATGTCTTGGGCAAATATTTCGGGACCCATGGAAGACCTTAGGATATCAGGCGCCGCTCGTCTTTTTTCTTGTTCTTCTATTCCCGGCGCTGCCGGAAGTTTCGGCTCAGCCGCTTTTCAGCCCGACTCAGGATCCCATCGTCGGCTCGCGCATCTTCGGCTCCAAGGGCTGCGCGAAATGTCACGCGATCGACGGAGTCGGCGGCAGAGTCGGGCCCGATCTCGGCCTGACCCCGCGCCCGCGGTCTTTTTACGATCTCGCGGCTGGAATGTGGAACCATCTGCCGCAGATGGCGAAACAAATGGAAAAGCTCGGGGTGAGCCGCCCGCAGTTGAATCCCGTCGAGACCGGCGACCTGATCGCCTTTCTTTACACGGTAAATTATTTCGATCGTCCCGGCGACGCAAAAACAGGACGGCAGGTATTTGTAAAAAAACAATGCGTTGCCTGCCACCAGGCGGGCGGCACGGGGGGCGTGGTCGGGCCGAGTCTCGATCGCCTAGCCCAGCACGATTCGCCCATCTTTGTCGCCGCGGCGATGTGGAACCACGGCCCCTCCATGGCCGAGGCGATGCGCGTGCGGGGCATCCAGCGCCCGACCTTCAGCGCGCCGGAGCTCAGAGATTTAGTGGCCTACATCAACACCACCGATGGCGGGCCGGGAACAGAGCCTATCTATCTTTTACCGGGCAGACCGGAGCGCGGGCAAGCGCTTTTCGTGCGCCAGCGCTGCAGCGAATGCCACAGCGTCAAAGGCCGGGGCGGAAAGGTGGGAGGAGACCTCGCTGAGCGGCGGGTTCAATTAGGCCTCGTCGAGTTCGCAGCCGCCATGTGGAACAAGGCCCCGTCGATGCTGAAAGAAATGAAAGAGAAGAATATTCCCGTCCCGCAAATTCGCGCGGAAGAGATGGCGGATATCGTCGCCTATCTCTATTCCGTTCAATATTTTGCCCGGCCCGGCAATCCCGGCCGAGGGGAACGGCTGGCAAAGGCTAAAGGTTGTCTCGGCTGCCACTCGATCGACGGTAAAGGCGGCAGAGTAGCTCCCGATTTCAAAAAAATCGCAGGGCTCGATCAGCCTGCGACGGTGGTTTCGGCCATGTGGAATCATGCCGGCGCAATGGAGCGGAAGATGGCGCAGATGTCGTTGAAATGGCCGGTGCTCAAAGGGGACGAGATGGCCGACCTCGTGACTTTTATCCAGACCCTGGAGCCGAGCCGGTGA
- a CDS encoding cytochrome c, whose product MAKVTAMVLGFCAALGLSQISWAADAGGKAAYEKACASCHGPDGKGNAAMTKAFGEKALNIATKEVAAKKDDELVKVIVEGKGKMPAAGKSLSKADQKAVVEYTRSLAK is encoded by the coding sequence ATGGCGAAGGTAACGGCGATGGTTCTTGGTTTTTGCGCGGCTTTGGGACTGAGCCAGATCTCCTGGGCCGCCGATGCCGGCGGAAAGGCGGCCTACGAAAAAGCGTGTGCCTCATGTCACGGGCCCGACGGCAAAGGCAATGCGGCCATGACGAAGGCCTTCGGCGAGAAGGCGCTCAACATCGCGACCAAAGAGGTCGCTGCCAAAAAAGACGACGAGCTGGTCAAGGTCATCGTCGAGGGCAAAGGAAAGATGCCCGCCGCAGGCAAGTCACTCAGCAAAGCGGACCAGAAGGCGGTTGTCGAGTACACGAGATCGCTGGCGAAGTAG
- a CDS encoding c-type cytochrome → MRWVGRIIAAVAVLLGTECLAFAQPLFSPTQDPIAGSRVFGSKGCSSCHSIDGVGAKAGPDLGRARRAHSFYEFAAAIWNHLPGMAERMRQAKIQRPSLSPGEAADLIAFLYTLDYFDPPGNAETGKRLFTEKKCIVCHQSGGAGGVVGPNLDSLKQYGSAIFVAAAMWNHGPAMAEAMRARGIARPTFSGSELVDLIAFLKSAAPDSSPWALYILPGSPESGRQLFQAKRCIECHSAAGQGGKIGPDLADKALQRSMTEFAAAMWNKAPAMTAAMKSRRIAVPRLEAADMSDIVAYLYSVQYFARPGDGKKGRELAAQKGCLACHSIDGKAGKGAPDLARVKGLDAPQALIAALWNHSFLTERRLEGQKILWPQFRADEMAHLAAFLQELARGGA, encoded by the coding sequence ATGAGATGGGTCGGACGGATCATCGCCGCGGTGGCCGTTCTCCTCGGGACGGAGTGTCTTGCTTTCGCTCAACCCCTATTCAGCCCGACGCAGGATCCGATCGCCGGCTCGCGCGTCTTCGGTTCCAAAGGCTGCTCGAGCTGTCACTCTATCGACGGCGTCGGCGCGAAGGCGGGGCCCGACCTGGGTCGCGCGCGCCGGGCGCATTCTTTCTATGAGTTTGCCGCCGCGATCTGGAATCACCTTCCAGGCATGGCGGAGCGCATGCGCCAGGCAAAAATCCAGCGGCCGTCGTTGAGCCCGGGAGAAGCCGCCGACCTGATCGCGTTCCTGTATACGCTCGACTATTTCGATCCGCCCGGCAACGCGGAGACCGGAAAGCGTCTCTTCACCGAGAAGAAGTGCATCGTTTGCCATCAGAGCGGCGGCGCCGGCGGAGTCGTCGGGCCTAACCTTGATTCGCTCAAACAATACGGCTCCGCGATCTTCGTTGCCGCCGCGATGTGGAACCACGGGCCGGCGATGGCGGAGGCCATGCGCGCGCGCGGCATCGCGCGGCCGACTTTCAGCGGCTCGGAGCTCGTCGATCTGATCGCGTTTCTCAAGTCGGCCGCGCCGGACTCGTCGCCGTGGGCGCTCTATATCCTGCCCGGCTCGCCGGAGTCCGGCCGACAACTTTTTCAGGCCAAGCGCTGCATAGAATGCCACAGCGCTGCCGGTCAGGGCGGCAAGATCGGTCCGGATCTCGCCGACAAAGCGCTTCAACGGAGCATGACGGAGTTCGCCGCGGCGATGTGGAACAAGGCTCCGGCGATGACCGCGGCGATGAAAAGCCGCCGCATCGCGGTTCCCCGGCTCGAGGCGGCGGACATGTCCGACATCGTCGCCTATCTTTATTCCGTTCAATACTTCGCCCGGCCGGGCGATGGCAAAAAGGGACGTGAGCTGGCGGCGCAGAAAGGCTGCCTCGCCTGTCATTCCATCGACGGTAAAGCCGGCAAAGGGGCGCCGGACCTGGCGCGCGTCAAAGGGCTCGACGCGCCGCAGGCTCTGATCGCCGCCCTGTGGAATCACTCCTTTCTCACCGAGCGGCGTCTGGAAGGCCAGAAAATTTTGTGGCCGCAGTTCCGCGCCGACGAGATGGCGCATCTGGCGGCGTTTCTTCAGGAGTTGGCGCGAGGGGGCGCATGA